Proteins encoded by one window of Aphis gossypii isolate Hap1 chromosome X, ASM2018417v2, whole genome shotgun sequence:
- the LOC114128317 gene encoding uncharacterized protein LOC114128317, with protein MNKISKYVQYLRQIHISSNIFWHQHSIKQKHQFSTNTNSLFLNFSPSFIQIRKLSNTINQSGVSDIVTTNDVLITSIKNAKQTSDVLQMLRLHSTAMSAPQHLQALNSLFLLQKSKRTNISKEELTRRPEFTAMCRKIQNYSRNLDLNDVMNSVKCLSYLGVSVNSNIMQMLLQLISKMINDMSLQQITFLHFLLKELPSCPLVDALKLALPIVFETQVQYKLEDNLYWQVEFLNYIAKHGLSQETFDFVMTRIIRNIDQISPKIVQSLLLCLYYKNYSTEKYIDLINRCLQYYMNHLDYIADISDIDAILLRMINKYSTDSELFYSEEFINKIIEFMMKNEESFENSAFILKKLNRIGYVHRGFLDYMTNKLTSRHDILENIKFGVLLSYIAACANANYTPPGFDELKPLILTRLNIQKDVLELPWLLVTFDLAVLDVWSEELLERVFSRDFLYGFLKRSDNIHDYIMLLKLYQASKTLFPGGYKGSLPPQEIIEKAVKLYHNNINDFPLKAALEHGLGGSDYVLSGVRSKLGHFIDHLVVMRSGGYPVAIKNEIKDNKSLLLEDIVGASDNIAIAILLYRPYSYVINLNCLRGPYMLTNKTIEALGLVVLPISLDVWDGLIDYEKIPYIMRELKSKADLSLTIE; from the exons atgaataaaataagcaAGTATGTGCAGTACCTACGacaaatacatatatcatcaaatattttttggcaCCAGCattcaattaaacaaaaacaccagttttcaacaaatacaaattcattatttttaaatttttctccaa gttttatacaaataagaaAACTGTCAAACACTATTAATCAATCAGGGGTTTCTGACATAGTTACTACCAATGATGTTTTAATAACTAGTATTAAGAATGCAAAACAAACAAGTGATGTGTTGCAAATGTTACGGCTTCACAGCACTGCAATGAGTGCTCCACAACATTTACAAGcattaaattctttatttttactacaaaaaagtaaaag AACAAATATATCTAAGGAAGAACTAACTCGTCGCCCAGAGTTTACAGCAATGTGTcgcaaaatacaaaattattcaagaAATCTTGATCTAAATGATGTTATGAATAGTGTCAAGTGTTTATCTTATTTGGGTGTATCAGTTAACAGCAACATAATGCAAATGTTATTACagttaattagtaaaatgataaatgatatgtCTTTGCAACAAATcacttttttacattttttattaaaagaattaCCATCATGCCCTTTAGTCGATGCCTTAAAACTTGCACTACCAATTGTTTTTGAAACACAAGTACAATACAAACTAGAAGATAATCTATACTGGCAAGTAGAATTCCTCAACTATATAGCTAAACATGGACTGTCTCAAGAAACATTTGATTTTGTCATGACAAGAATCATAAGAAATATTGATCAGATTAGTCCTAAAATTGTTCAAAGTTTATTACtttgtttatactataaaaactattcaactgaaaaatatattgatttaatcaaCAGATGTTTACAATACTATATGAATCATTTAGATTACATTGCTGATATATCAGATATTGACGCTATCTTGTTAAGAATGATAAATAAGTATTCTACAGATTCTGAGTTGTTTTATAGTgaggaatttataaataaaattatagaattcatgatgaaaaatgaagaaagttttgaaaattcggcgttcatattaaaaaagttaaatagaaTT gggTACGTTCACCGTGGATTTCTTGATTACATGACAAATAAACTAACCAGTAGACATGATATTTtagagaatataaaatttggagtattattatcttatattgcAGCATGTGCTAATGCTAATTATACTCCACCAGGTTTTGATGAGTTAAAACCGCTTATATTAACAAGGCTTAacattcaaaaa gatgTTTTAGAATTACCATGGTTATTAGTAACATTCGACTTAGCTGTTTTGGACGTTTGGTCAGAAGAACTGTTAGAAAGAGTATTTTCTAGAGATTTTCTGTATGGATTCTTGAAACGAA gtgataatatacatgattACATTATGCTGCTGAAACTGTACCAGGCTTCAAAAACTTTATTCCCTGGAGGTTATAAAGGATCATTGCCACCCcaagaaattattgaaaaagctGTTAagctttatcataataatatcaatgattTTCCATTAAAAGCTGCCTTAGAACATGGTTTAGGCGGAAGTGATTATGTACTATCAGGGGTCAGAAGCAAATTAGGACATTTCATtg atcatTTAGTAGTGATGAGATCAGGTGGATACCCTGTTGCCATTAAAAATGAGATCaaagataataaatcattgttgTTGGAAGACATTGTTGGCGCTAGTGATAATATTGC gaTTGCCATACTACTTTACAGACCATATAGTTatgtaatcaatttaaattgtttaa